A stretch of the Gemmatimonadota bacterium genome encodes the following:
- a CDS encoding SusC/RagA family TonB-linked outer membrane protein, whose translation MHRPPPWTRIAGTVSRALLALGFCASAAAAQGSVTVTVREGTRPIEQAQVAVVGTNLGALTGADGKATLKSVPTGTQTLRVLRVGYGEQKQTITVTAGQTLAVDVVLSAVAVNLTPVVTTATGETRRVEIGNAVASIDVAKLKENSPITNMNDLLNSRTPGVLVTPSTQTGSGSRIRIRGTSSLSLTNDPIYVIDGVRMTGGSQTSLFTGDAQAGRTGDINPEDIENIEIVKGPSAATLYGTDAANGVVVITTKKGRAGSAKWSTFVEDGSLVDRNPYPWNYTIAGHTPGLTAYRECGLPLISAGSCVKDSLRQYSPLKDPEATPLGMGHRLELGAQVSGGSDALRYYVAFTRQTETGVFKLPNFENTMLDTMAQPIRKWMEHPNQLDQTGVRANLSAAINSKLDITVSTGITMGDTYLLQASNATAGLGSQGFGGPGYATNGTVATIGTPLHGYRAWTPGFTYQEKVEQSVNRFIASANINFRPTSWLQMRADIGNDLTDRLEQNLLFRGEGPPITATYRSGFANNYRFNDRNFTANFSATATNSFLNAFILKSTLGIQYVDFRRDGDGAQGSVLAPGTQTPPAGTIISVTNSYVPQRTLGQFLEEQLAIRDRLYLTLAVRTDQNSAFGTNFQSIFYPKASASWVISDEPWFHMPKVLQIDNFRLRAAFGSSGVQPGPLDALRTFGATTANVRGTDQPGVVFSALGNSDLKPEQTTETEVGFEARLLKGAVNFEMTYYAKKTKDALISAIVAPSAGAASSVRRNLGSVTNEGLEGSINAQLVDRRALGIDVTLSASMNSNKLVSLGGTPPQIGTTTRAVEGSPLFGLWAKHITGWNDKNKDGILTYNADPNLNEVFVDTAVTLRAYSAPRKTVTLNTGIEVLDRRLRFTALLDYRGGNQYYNNTERIRCVSRQNCNGLMNPGASFEEQAMVVATRNDPSATLDGFYQPGAFLKLREVSAVYTLPDKLARSMRARSATVMLSARNAAKWTNYRGVDPENDYTATAGGDNPSDFQSFGAPTYYILRFNLGF comes from the coding sequence ATGCACAGGCCACCACCCTGGACGCGGATTGCTGGGACCGTATCGCGAGCTCTGCTCGCGCTCGGTTTCTGCGCATCCGCCGCGGCTGCACAAGGCAGCGTGACCGTTACCGTGCGCGAAGGCACGCGCCCCATTGAACAGGCCCAAGTGGCCGTCGTGGGCACGAACCTCGGTGCCCTGACGGGCGCTGACGGCAAGGCGACGTTGAAGTCGGTTCCTACGGGAACGCAGACGCTGCGCGTGTTGCGCGTGGGCTATGGCGAGCAGAAGCAGACGATCACCGTGACGGCGGGGCAGACGCTTGCGGTGGACGTGGTGCTGAGCGCGGTCGCCGTGAACCTGACGCCGGTGGTGACGACGGCGACCGGCGAAACTCGCCGCGTGGAAATCGGCAATGCGGTGGCGTCGATTGACGTGGCCAAGTTGAAGGAGAACTCGCCGATCACGAACATGAACGACCTCCTGAACTCGCGTACGCCGGGCGTGTTGGTGACGCCGAGCACGCAGACCGGTTCGGGGTCGCGCATTCGTATTCGCGGCACGAGCTCGCTCAGTCTGACGAACGACCCGATCTACGTGATCGACGGCGTGCGTATGACGGGCGGCAGCCAGACGTCGCTGTTTACCGGCGACGCGCAGGCCGGCCGTACGGGCGACATCAACCCGGAAGACATTGAGAACATTGAAATCGTGAAGGGGCCGTCGGCGGCGACGCTGTATGGCACGGACGCGGCGAACGGTGTGGTGGTGATCACCACCAAGAAGGGACGTGCGGGCTCTGCCAAGTGGAGCACGTTTGTGGAAGACGGCTCGCTGGTCGACCGCAACCCGTACCCGTGGAACTACACGATTGCCGGCCACACGCCGGGGCTGACGGCGTACCGTGAGTGCGGTCTGCCGTTGATCTCGGCTGGTTCGTGCGTGAAGGACAGCCTTCGCCAGTACTCGCCGTTGAAGGATCCAGAAGCGACGCCGCTGGGCATGGGGCATCGGTTGGAGCTGGGCGCCCAGGTGAGCGGCGGTAGCGATGCGCTGCGATACTATGTGGCGTTCACGCGTCAGACGGAGACCGGCGTGTTCAAGCTGCCGAACTTCGAAAACACGATGCTCGACACGATGGCGCAGCCGATTCGGAAGTGGATGGAACATCCGAACCAGCTCGACCAGACCGGTGTGCGCGCGAACCTGAGCGCGGCGATTAACTCGAAGCTCGACATTACCGTGAGCACGGGCATCACGATGGGCGACACGTACCTGCTGCAGGCATCGAACGCCACGGCGGGACTCGGGTCGCAGGGCTTTGGCGGTCCGGGCTATGCCACGAACGGTACGGTGGCCACGATCGGCACGCCGTTGCACGGCTATCGCGCGTGGACGCCGGGCTTCACGTATCAGGAAAAGGTGGAGCAGTCGGTCAATCGCTTTATTGCGTCGGCCAATATCAACTTCCGCCCGACCAGCTGGTTGCAGATGCGCGCGGACATTGGCAACGATCTCACGGACCGCTTGGAGCAGAATCTGCTCTTCCGCGGTGAAGGTCCGCCCATCACGGCGACCTACCGCAGCGGTTTCGCGAATAATTATCGGTTCAACGATCGCAACTTTACCGCCAACTTCTCGGCGACCGCGACGAACAGCTTCCTCAACGCCTTCATCTTGAAGTCCACGCTCGGTATTCAGTATGTGGATTTCCGTCGTGATGGCGACGGTGCGCAGGGCTCCGTGCTGGCCCCGGGCACGCAGACGCCGCCGGCCGGCACGATCATCTCGGTGACCAACTCGTACGTGCCGCAGCGCACGCTCGGGCAGTTCCTGGAAGAACAGCTGGCCATTCGCGACCGTTTGTACTTGACGCTCGCGGTGCGCACCGACCAGAACAGCGCGTTCGGTACGAACTTCCAGAGCATTTTCTACCCGAAGGCGAGCGCCTCGTGGGTCATCTCGGATGAGCCGTGGTTCCACATGCCGAAGGTGCTCCAGATTGACAACTTCCGTTTGCGCGCGGCGTTCGGATCGTCGGGCGTGCAGCCCGGACCGCTCGACGCGTTGCGTACGTTTGGCGCGACGACGGCCAATGTTCGCGGCACGGACCAGCCCGGCGTGGTGTTCTCGGCGCTCGGCAACAGCGATTTGAAGCCAGAGCAGACGACCGAGACGGAAGTCGGCTTTGAAGCGCGCCTGCTGAAGGGCGCCGTCAACTTTGAAATGACGTATTACGCCAAGAAGACGAAGGACGCGCTGATTTCGGCGATCGTCGCTCCGTCGGCTGGCGCCGCCTCCAGCGTGCGTCGCAACCTTGGTTCGGTGACGAACGAAGGATTGGAAGGCTCGATCAACGCCCAACTGGTGGACCGTCGTGCGCTGGGCATTGACGTGACGCTGAGTGCGTCGATGAACTCGAACAAGCTGGTGAGCTTGGGCGGTACGCCGCCGCAGATTGGGACCACGACCCGCGCGGTGGAAGGCTCGCCGTTGTTTGGGCTCTGGGCCAAGCACATCACCGGCTGGAACGACAAGAACAAGGACGGCATTCTCACGTATAACGCCGATCCGAACCTGAACGAAGTGTTCGTGGACACGGCCGTGACGCTCCGCGCGTACAGCGCCCCGCGTAAGACGGTGACGTTGAACACGGGCATCGAAGTGCTCGACCGTCGCCTGCGCTTTACGGCGCTGCTCGACTATCGTGGTGGCAACCAGTACTACAACAACACCGAGCGCATCCGCTGCGTGAGCCGTCAGAACTGCAACGGCCTCATGAACCCGGGCGCCTCGTTTGAGGAGCAGGCGATGGTCGTGGCGACGCGCAACGATCCGTCGGCCACGCTCGACGGCTTCTACCAGCCGGGCGCCTTCCTCAAGCTCCGCGAAGTCTCGGCGGTGTACACGCTGCCCGACAAGCTCGCCCGCTCGATGCGGGCGCGGAGCGCCACGGTCATGCTCTCGGCGCGTAACGCAGCCAAGTGGACGAACTACCGCGGTGTGGATCCGGAAAATGACTACACGGCCACCGCCGGCGGTGACAACCCGTCGGACTTCCAGAGCTTCGGCGCTCCGACGTACTACATCCTTCGCTTCAACCTCGGCTTCTAA